The following proteins come from a genomic window of Myroides odoratus DSM 2801:
- a CDS encoding tetratricopeptide repeat protein, whose protein sequence is MNKKFVYLAAALMISGLSMAQKKELKDAEKAVKKGNVAEANAALSAVEGVLGQATNDQKIQFYYLKSNLAFQQIEKNQDFDANVDRMVEAYKAIEAIDKNNKFAKQANEELGTVASKVINKAIEDNNSSNYKGATKKFKQAFDINPKDTLYLYYAASTAITSKDYPTATAYYKQLIDLGYKGNESYYTAVEKATGEVQNFGQDSKMRDVLVKQGTHTDPKLVKEESKRPEIVKNLALIYYQEGQYDQAEKAIVEARKANPDDTNLMLTQMDLYLKSNNMGKYEEIAKEALSKNPNDDLLLYNLGVTSYQAGKIEDARKYYEQAIRINPKNENAYLNMAFIKLQPDEELTNKMNSLGMSAADNKKYEQYQKEKKAIYRDAMNDLEKVLAINPTNEEAIQTLKNIYRALEMNDKLKALEAK, encoded by the coding sequence ATGAATAAAAAATTTGTTTATTTAGCAGCTGCTCTAATGATTTCAGGGCTTTCAATGGCTCAAAAGAAAGAGTTGAAAGATGCTGAGAAAGCAGTTAAAAAAGGAAATGTTGCAGAAGCTAATGCAGCATTAAGCGCAGTTGAAGGTGTTTTAGGTCAAGCAACGAATGACCAAAAAATTCAATTTTACTATCTAAAATCGAATTTAGCTTTCCAACAAATTGAGAAAAACCAAGATTTCGATGCAAATGTTGATCGAATGGTAGAAGCGTATAAAGCAATTGAGGCGATTGATAAAAACAACAAATTTGCGAAACAAGCAAATGAGGAGTTAGGAACTGTAGCTTCTAAAGTAATTAATAAAGCAATTGAAGATAATAACTCTTCAAACTATAAAGGAGCGACTAAAAAGTTTAAGCAAGCGTTTGATATCAATCCAAAAGATACATTATATCTATACTACGCTGCTTCAACAGCAATTACGTCTAAAGACTATCCTACAGCAACAGCTTACTATAAGCAATTAATTGATTTAGGATACAAAGGAAATGAATCATACTACACTGCAGTTGAAAAAGCTACAGGTGAAGTTCAAAACTTTGGTCAAGATTCAAAAATGAGAGATGTGTTAGTGAAACAAGGAACACATACAGATCCAAAATTAGTGAAAGAAGAGTCTAAACGTCCAGAGATTGTTAAGAATTTAGCGTTAATCTATTACCAAGAAGGACAATACGATCAAGCGGAAAAAGCGATTGTTGAGGCAAGAAAAGCAAACCCAGATGATACAAACTTGATGTTAACGCAAATGGATTTGTATTTGAAATCAAACAATATGGGTAAATATGAAGAAATTGCAAAAGAAGCATTGAGTAAAAACCCAAATGATGATTTATTGTTGTACAATCTAGGAGTTACAAGTTACCAAGCTGGTAAAATTGAAGACGCTAGAAAGTACTACGAGCAAGCAATTCGCATTAATCCTAAAAATGAAAATGCTTACTTAAACATGGCATTCATTAAGTTACAACCAGATGAAGAGTTGACAAACAAGATGAATAGCTTAGGAATGTCTGCTGCAGATAATAAAAAATACGAGCAGTACCAAAAAGAAAAGAAAGCGATTTATCGTGATGCTATGAATGACTTAGAAAAAGTGTTAGCAATTAACCCTACTAATGAAGAAGCTATTCAAACGCTAAAAAACATTTACCGCGCATTGGAAATGAATGATAAATTAAAAGCTTTAGAGGCTAAATAA
- the gyrA gene encoding DNA gyrase subunit A: MSEGEKLIPINIEEQMKSAYIDYSMSVIVSRALPDVRDGLKPVHRRVLFGMYELGVMSNRAHKKSARIVGEVLGKYHPHGDSSVYDAMVRMAQDWSMRYLLVDGQGNFGSVDGDSPAAMRYTEARMKKISEEILADIDKETVDFQLNFDDTLEEPKVMPTRIPTLLVNGASGIAVGMATNMAPHNLSEVIDGTLAYIDNNDIEIDELMNHIKAPDFPTGGVIYGYEGVREAFKTGRGRVVMRAKANFEEVDGRECIVVTEIPFQVNKAEMIKKTAEAVNDKKIEGIATIRDESDRKGMRIVYVLKRDAIPNIVLNTLYKYTQLQSSFSVNNIALVDGRPQTLNLKELIYHFVEHRHDVVVRRTQYELRKAEERAHILEGLIIASDNIDEVIALIRSSSNADEARAKLIERFALSEIQARAIVEMRLRQLTGLEQDKLRAEYEEIMKLINHLRELLASKEMRMNLIKEELIEVKEKFGDERRSVIEYAGGDVSITDLIADEQVVITISHAGYIKRTPLSEYKTQNRGGVGQKSAGTRDQDFLEHMYVATNHQYMLFFTQKGKCFWMRVYEIPEGTKVSKGRAIQNLINIENDDKVKAFICTQDLKDEEYINNHYVIMATKQGQVKKTPLEQYSRPRQNGINAITIKEDDELLEAKLTDGKSKVLIAVKSGKLVRFDEEKTRPMGRTASGVRGITLADDKDEVIGMVSVSDLNSEILVVSENGYGKRSALEEYRETNRGGKGVKTMNISEKTGLLVSINVVTDADDLMIINKSGLTIRMRISDLRVMGRATQGVRLINIKGNDSIAAVCKVMKEDDEDDQDQEFVEIDGTVLDVVEDLDEQVEDDQLDEEDQDQE; this comes from the coding sequence ATGTCTGAAGGAGAAAAGTTGATTCCTATTAACATTGAGGAACAGATGAAATCAGCCTACATTGATTATTCAATGTCCGTGATTGTATCTCGAGCGCTTCCTGATGTTAGAGATGGCTTAAAACCTGTGCATCGTAGAGTGTTATTTGGTATGTACGAGTTAGGCGTGATGTCTAATAGAGCACATAAAAAGTCTGCCAGAATTGTAGGGGAAGTTTTAGGTAAATACCACCCACACGGGGATAGTTCTGTATATGACGCTATGGTGCGTATGGCTCAAGATTGGAGTATGCGTTACTTGCTTGTAGATGGACAAGGTAACTTTGGATCTGTAGATGGAGATAGCCCTGCTGCAATGCGTTATACAGAGGCTAGAATGAAGAAGATATCTGAAGAAATTCTTGCCGATATTGATAAAGAAACCGTTGATTTCCAGTTAAACTTTGACGACACCTTAGAAGAGCCAAAGGTAATGCCTACGCGTATTCCTACCTTATTGGTTAATGGTGCTTCGGGTATTGCTGTAGGTATGGCGACGAATATGGCGCCACATAATCTTTCAGAAGTTATTGATGGAACATTAGCCTATATCGATAATAACGATATCGAAATTGATGAATTGATGAACCACATCAAAGCACCTGATTTCCCTACCGGAGGAGTTATCTATGGTTATGAAGGAGTAAGAGAAGCTTTCAAAACGGGACGTGGACGTGTAGTAATGCGTGCAAAAGCCAATTTTGAAGAAGTGGATGGTAGAGAGTGTATCGTGGTAACGGAAATTCCGTTCCAGGTGAACAAAGCCGAGATGATTAAGAAAACAGCAGAAGCTGTTAACGATAAGAAAATCGAAGGTATTGCTACTATTCGCGATGAATCGGATCGTAAAGGGATGCGTATCGTATACGTATTGAAACGCGATGCTATTCCAAACATTGTATTAAATACTTTATATAAATATACGCAGTTGCAATCGTCTTTCAGTGTGAATAATATCGCATTGGTTGATGGACGCCCGCAAACGCTGAATTTAAAAGAGTTAATCTACCATTTCGTTGAACATAGACACGATGTAGTAGTTAGACGTACGCAATATGAATTAAGAAAAGCAGAAGAGCGTGCGCATATTTTAGAAGGATTAATCATTGCATCAGATAATATTGATGAAGTAATTGCTTTAATTCGTTCTTCTAGCAATGCAGATGAAGCAAGAGCTAAATTAATTGAGCGTTTCGCTTTATCTGAAATTCAAGCCCGTGCTATTGTTGAAATGCGTTTACGTCAGTTAACTGGACTAGAGCAAGATAAACTACGTGCGGAGTATGAAGAAATTATGAAGTTAATTAATCATTTAAGAGAGTTATTAGCAAGCAAAGAAATGCGAATGAACTTAATTAAAGAGGAATTAATTGAAGTAAAAGAAAAATTTGGTGATGAGCGTCGTTCGGTTATTGAATACGCTGGAGGAGATGTAAGTATTACAGACCTTATCGCAGACGAGCAAGTAGTAATTACGATTTCTCACGCAGGATATATTAAGCGTACACCACTTTCAGAATACAAAACACAAAATAGAGGAGGAGTAGGGCAAAAATCAGCAGGAACAAGAGATCAAGATTTCTTGGAGCATATGTATGTTGCTACAAACCACCAATATATGTTGTTCTTTACTCAAAAAGGAAAATGTTTCTGGATGAGAGTTTACGAAATTCCAGAAGGAACGAAAGTAAGCAAAGGTCGTGCAATTCAAAACTTGATTAATATTGAGAATGACGACAAAGTGAAAGCGTTTATTTGTACGCAAGATTTAAAAGATGAAGAGTACATCAACAATCACTATGTAATCATGGCGACCAAACAAGGTCAAGTGAAGAAAACACCATTAGAGCAGTATTCTCGTCCTAGACAAAATGGTATCAATGCCATTACGATTAAAGAAGATGATGAATTACTAGAAGCAAAATTAACAGACGGTAAGAGTAAAGTATTAATTGCGGTAAAATCTGGAAAATTAGTTCGCTTTGATGAGGAGAAAACTCGTCCAATGGGAAGAACGGCTTCTGGAGTTCGCGGTATCACATTAGCAGATGACAAAGATGAAGTAATCGGAATGGTATCTGTAAGTGATTTAAACAGTGAAATCTTAGTAGTTTCTGAAAATGGATATGGTAAGCGTTCTGCTTTAGAAGAATATAGAGAAACGAATCGTGGAGGTAAAGGAGTTAAAACTATGAATATCAGTGAGAAAACTGGATTATTAGTTTCAATTAACGTGGTTACTGATGCGGATGATTTAATGATTATCAATAAATCGGGATTAACGATTCGTATGCGTATCTCGGATCTTCGTGTGATGGGACGTGCAACTCAAGGGGTTCGTTTGATTAACATCAAAGGAAATGATTCAATTGCAGCTGTTTGTAAAGTAATGAAAGAGGATGATGAAGATGATCAAGATCAAGAGTTTGTAGAAATTGATGGAACAGTATTAGATGTCGTAGAAGATTTAGATGAACAAGTAGAAGACGATCAGCTAGACGAAGAAGACCAAGATCAAGAATAA